One genomic window of Dama dama isolate Ldn47 chromosome 7, ASM3311817v1, whole genome shotgun sequence includes the following:
- the PFDN6 gene encoding prefoldin subunit 6 encodes MAELIQKKLQGEVEKYQQLQKDLSKSMSGRQKLEAQLTENNIVKEELALLDGSNVVFKLLGPVLVKQELGEARATVGKRLDYITAEIKRYESQLRDLERQSEQQRETLAQLQQEFQRAQAAKAGAPGKA; translated from the exons ATGGCTGAGCTAATCCAGAAGAAGCTGCAGGGAGaagtggagaaatatcaacagctgcAGAAGG ACTTGAGTAAATCCATGTCAGGGAGGCAGAAACTAGAGGCACAACTAACAGAGAATAATATCGTGAAGGAG GAACTGGCCCTGCTGGATGGGTCCAACGTGGTGTTTAAACTTCTGGGGCCGGTGCTGGTCAAACAGGAGCTGGGGGAAGCTCGGGCCACAGTGGGGAAAAGGCTGGACTACATCACAGCTGAGAT TAAGCGATATGAATCCCAGCTCCGGGACCTAGAGCGGCAGTCAGAACAACAGAGGGAGACCCTTGCTCAGCTGCAGCAGGAGTTTCAGCGGGCGCAGGCGGCAAAGGCAGGGGCTCCTGGGAAGGCCTGA
- the RGL2 gene encoding ral guanine nucleotide dissociation stimulator-like 2 isoform X3, with translation MVLPLQSQVASISLLIPWLEALESHPADELERTKGVAISVLSTWLASHPEDFGSEVKGQLDRLESFFLRTGYAAREGIGGGGADLIRNLRSRVDPQTPELPKPLALPGDPPADPTDVLVYLADHLAEQLTLLDAELFLNLVPSQCLGGLWGHRDRPGHSHLCPSVRATVTQFNKVAGAVVSSVLGATSTGEGLGEVTVRPLRPPQRARLLEKWIRVAEECRLLRNFSSMYAVVSALQSSPIHRLRAAWGEATRDSLRVFSSLCQIFSEEDNYSQSRELLLQEVKLQPSLEPNSKKSPRSTSRGGGVVPYLGTFLKDLVMLDAASKDELENGYINFDKRRKEFAVLSELRRLQNECRGYDLRPDPDIQRWLQGLRPLTEAQSHRVSCEVETPGSGDPPAPRVLRPTLVISQWTEVLGSVGGPTPLVSWDRPSVGAEEVPGTPAPLLTRLAQHMKWPSVSSLDSALESTPALQSPADPSHLSPPTSSPRPSRGHRRSASCGSPLSGGAEGASRGPGCGGGAPGPGASDCRIIRVQMELGEDGSVYKSILVTSQDKAPSVISRVLKKNNRDSAVASEYELVQLLPGERELTIPASANVFYAMDGASHDFLLRRRRPSSAPVGLASGPSASGTPPSEGGGGSFPRIKATGRKIARALF, from the exons atggtgcTACCTTTACAGTCACAAGTCGCCAGTATCAGCCTCTTGATCCCTTG GCTGGAAGCTCTTGAATCTCATCCCGCTGATGAGCTAGAGAGGACAAAAGG GGTAGCCATCTCTGTACTGTCAACCTGGTTGGCCTCTCACCCTGAGGATTTTGGCTCTGAGGTCAAGGGTCAGCTTGACCGGCTTGAGAGCTTCTTTCTTCGGACAGGGTATGCAGCAAGGGAGGGTATTGGGGGGGGCGGCGCTGACCTCATCCGCAACCTCCGGTCCCGGGTGGACCCCCAGACCCCCGAACTTCCTAAGCCCCTGGCCCTCCCCGGCGATCCCCCTGCTGACCCCACGGATGTCCTGGTGTACCTCGCTGACCACTTGGCCGAACAGCTGACCCTGCTAGATGCG GAGCTGTTTCTCAATCTGGTCCCCTCTCAGTGCCTGGGGggcctgtggggtcacagagaccgGCCAGGACATTCTCACCTCTGCCCATCTGTCCGGGCGACTGTCACACAGTTCAATAAGGTGGCAGGGGCAGTGGTCAGCTCTGTCCTGGGGGCTACCTCAACCGGAGAAGGGCTTGGAGAGGTGACCGTACGGCCACTTCGTCCTCCCCAGAGGGCCCGGCTCTTGGAGAAGTGGATCCGCGTGGCAGAG GAGTGCCGTCTGCTCCGAAATTTTTCTTCAATGTATGCTGTGGTATCAGCCCTGCAATCCAGCCCCATCCACAGGCTTCGGGCAGCCTGGGGGGAAGCAACCAG ggacagcctcagagtcttctccagcctttGCCAGATTTTCTCTGAGGAGGATAACTATTCCCAGAGCCGGGAGCTCCTGCTGCAG GAGGTGAAGCTGCAGCCCTCTCTGGAGCCAAATTCCAAGAAGTCCCCGAGGTCTACCTCCCGGGGTGGG GGTGTGGTCCCATACCTTGGCACCTTCTTAAAAGACCTCGTAATGCTGGACGCGGCCTCTAAGGATGAGCTGGAG AATGGATACATCAATTTTGACAAGCGGAGGAAG GAATTTGCTGTCCTGTCTGAGCTGCGGCGGCTCCAGAACGAATGTCGTGGCTATGACCTCCGACCTGACCCCGATATCCAGCGGTGGCTACAGGGGCTCCGGCCACTGACAGAGGCACAGAG ccatcGCGTGTCCTGTGAGGTGGAGACGCCTGGTAGCGGTGACCCGCCTGCCCCGCGGGTGCTTCGGCCGACACTGGTCATCTCGCAGTGGACAGA GGTGCTGGGTTCTGTTGGGGGTCCCACCCCGCTTGTCTCTTGGGACCGGCCCAGTGTGGGGGCAGAGGAGGTGCCTGGAACCCCCGCCCCACTGCTGACCCGGCTGGCCCAG CACATGAAGTGGCCGTCTGTCTCATCTCTGGACTCCGCCCTGGAAAGCACCCCAGCCCTGCAGAGTCCAGCTGACCCCAGCCACCTCTCTCCCCCAACTTCCTCCCCACGGCCTTCTCGAGGTCACCGCCGCTCAGCCTCCTGTGGTTCCCCACTCAGTGGGGGTGCAGAAGGGGCCTCCAGGGGACCTGGCTGTGGGGGAGGGGCGCCTGGGCCAGGGGCCTCTGATTGCCGAATCATCCGAGTCCAGATGGAGCTGGGGGAAGACGGCAGTGTCTATAAGAGCATCTTG GTGACAAGTCAGGACAAGGCTCCAAGTGTCATCAGTCGTGTCCTCAAGAAAAACAATCGTGATTCTGCGGTAGCTTCGGAGTACGAGCTAGTGCAGCTGCTCCCAGGGGAGCGAG AGCTGACCATCCCCGCCTCGGCCAACGTCTTCTACGCCATGGACGGAGCCTCACATGATTTCCtcctgcggcggcggcggccctcCAGTGCTCCAGTGGGCCTCGCCAGTGGCCCTTCTGCCTCGGGAACTCCCCCGAGCGAGGGAGGAGGGGGTtcctttcccaggatcaaggCCACAGGGAGGAAGATTGCCCGGGCACTGTTCTGA
- the RGL2 gene encoding ral guanine nucleotide dissociation stimulator-like 2 isoform X1: protein MLPRPLRLLWDMSPPGGVVLSSFRSRDPEEGGGPGGRGGGGGQEEEDDDDDDEAPVSVWEEEEDGATFTVTSRQYQPLDPLAPRPPPRSSRKLRAGTLEALVRHLLDACTSGADMTFTAAFLATHRAFTSTPALLGLMADRLEALESHPADELERTKGVAISVLSTWLASHPEDFGSEVKGQLDRLESFFLRTGYAAREGIGGGGADLIRNLRSRVDPQTPELPKPLALPGDPPADPTDVLVYLADHLAEQLTLLDAELFLNLVPSQCLGGLWGHRDRPGHSHLCPSVRATVTQFNKVAGAVVSSVLGATSTGEGLGEVTVRPLRPPQRARLLEKWIRVAEECRLLRNFSSMYAVVSALQSSPIHRLRAAWGEATRDSLRVFSSLCQIFSEEDNYSQSRELLLQEVKLQPSLEPNSKKSPRSTSRGGGVVPYLGTFLKDLVMLDAASKDELENGYINFDKRRKEFAVLSELRRLQNECRGYDLRPDPDIQRWLQGLRPLTEAQSHRVSCEVETPGSGDPPAPRVLRPTLVISQWTEVLGSVGGPTPLVSWDRPSVGAEEVPGTPAPLLTRLAQHMKWPSVSSLDSALESTPALQSPADPSHLSPPTSSPRPSRGHRRSASCGSPLSGGAEGASRGPGCGGGAPGPGASDCRIIRVQMELGEDGSVYKSILVTSQDKAPSVISRVLKKNNRDSAVASEYELVQLLPGERELTIPASANVFYAMDGASHDFLLRRRRPSSAPVGLASGPSASGTPPSEGGGGSFPRIKATGRKIARALF from the exons ATGCTCCCGCGGCCCCTGCGGCTGCTGTGGGACATGAGCCCCCCCGGGGGAGTCGTGCTGAGCAGCTTCCGGAGTCGAGACCCCGAAGAGGGTGGGGGCCCCGgtggccggggcgggggcggggggcaggaggaggaggacgacGACGACGACGACGAG GCCCCTGTGTCtgtctgggaggaggaggaggatggtgcTACCTTTACAGTCACAAGTCGCCAGTATCAGCCTCTTGATCCCTTG GCCCCAAGGCCTCCTCCGCGTTCCTCCCGGAAACTCCGAGCTGGCACCCTGGAGGCCCTGGTCAGACACCTGCTGGACGCCTGTACCTCAGGGGCTGACATGACCTTCACAGCAGCCTTCCTGGCCACTCACCGGGCCTTCACCTCCACGCCTGCCTTGCTAGGGCTTATGGCTGACAG GCTGGAAGCTCTTGAATCTCATCCCGCTGATGAGCTAGAGAGGACAAAAGG GGTAGCCATCTCTGTACTGTCAACCTGGTTGGCCTCTCACCCTGAGGATTTTGGCTCTGAGGTCAAGGGTCAGCTTGACCGGCTTGAGAGCTTCTTTCTTCGGACAGGGTATGCAGCAAGGGAGGGTATTGGGGGGGGCGGCGCTGACCTCATCCGCAACCTCCGGTCCCGGGTGGACCCCCAGACCCCCGAACTTCCTAAGCCCCTGGCCCTCCCCGGCGATCCCCCTGCTGACCCCACGGATGTCCTGGTGTACCTCGCTGACCACTTGGCCGAACAGCTGACCCTGCTAGATGCG GAGCTGTTTCTCAATCTGGTCCCCTCTCAGTGCCTGGGGggcctgtggggtcacagagaccgGCCAGGACATTCTCACCTCTGCCCATCTGTCCGGGCGACTGTCACACAGTTCAATAAGGTGGCAGGGGCAGTGGTCAGCTCTGTCCTGGGGGCTACCTCAACCGGAGAAGGGCTTGGAGAGGTGACCGTACGGCCACTTCGTCCTCCCCAGAGGGCCCGGCTCTTGGAGAAGTGGATCCGCGTGGCAGAG GAGTGCCGTCTGCTCCGAAATTTTTCTTCAATGTATGCTGTGGTATCAGCCCTGCAATCCAGCCCCATCCACAGGCTTCGGGCAGCCTGGGGGGAAGCAACCAG ggacagcctcagagtcttctccagcctttGCCAGATTTTCTCTGAGGAGGATAACTATTCCCAGAGCCGGGAGCTCCTGCTGCAG GAGGTGAAGCTGCAGCCCTCTCTGGAGCCAAATTCCAAGAAGTCCCCGAGGTCTACCTCCCGGGGTGGG GGTGTGGTCCCATACCTTGGCACCTTCTTAAAAGACCTCGTAATGCTGGACGCGGCCTCTAAGGATGAGCTGGAG AATGGATACATCAATTTTGACAAGCGGAGGAAG GAATTTGCTGTCCTGTCTGAGCTGCGGCGGCTCCAGAACGAATGTCGTGGCTATGACCTCCGACCTGACCCCGATATCCAGCGGTGGCTACAGGGGCTCCGGCCACTGACAGAGGCACAGAG ccatcGCGTGTCCTGTGAGGTGGAGACGCCTGGTAGCGGTGACCCGCCTGCCCCGCGGGTGCTTCGGCCGACACTGGTCATCTCGCAGTGGACAGA GGTGCTGGGTTCTGTTGGGGGTCCCACCCCGCTTGTCTCTTGGGACCGGCCCAGTGTGGGGGCAGAGGAGGTGCCTGGAACCCCCGCCCCACTGCTGACCCGGCTGGCCCAG CACATGAAGTGGCCGTCTGTCTCATCTCTGGACTCCGCCCTGGAAAGCACCCCAGCCCTGCAGAGTCCAGCTGACCCCAGCCACCTCTCTCCCCCAACTTCCTCCCCACGGCCTTCTCGAGGTCACCGCCGCTCAGCCTCCTGTGGTTCCCCACTCAGTGGGGGTGCAGAAGGGGCCTCCAGGGGACCTGGCTGTGGGGGAGGGGCGCCTGGGCCAGGGGCCTCTGATTGCCGAATCATCCGAGTCCAGATGGAGCTGGGGGAAGACGGCAGTGTCTATAAGAGCATCTTG GTGACAAGTCAGGACAAGGCTCCAAGTGTCATCAGTCGTGTCCTCAAGAAAAACAATCGTGATTCTGCGGTAGCTTCGGAGTACGAGCTAGTGCAGCTGCTCCCAGGGGAGCGAG AGCTGACCATCCCCGCCTCGGCCAACGTCTTCTACGCCATGGACGGAGCCTCACATGATTTCCtcctgcggcggcggcggccctcCAGTGCTCCAGTGGGCCTCGCCAGTGGCCCTTCTGCCTCGGGAACTCCCCCGAGCGAGGGAGGAGGGGGTtcctttcccaggatcaaggCCACAGGGAGGAAGATTGCCCGGGCACTGTTCTGA
- the RGL2 gene encoding ral guanine nucleotide dissociation stimulator-like 2 isoform X2, which translates to MAVAGVGFGPQEGPKVGFGAPRLWTLLSRVWAPVSVWEEEEDGATFTVTSRQYQPLDPLAPRPPPRSSRKLRAGTLEALVRHLLDACTSGADMTFTAAFLATHRAFTSTPALLGLMADRLEALESHPADELERTKGVAISVLSTWLASHPEDFGSEVKGQLDRLESFFLRTGYAAREGIGGGGADLIRNLRSRVDPQTPELPKPLALPGDPPADPTDVLVYLADHLAEQLTLLDAELFLNLVPSQCLGGLWGHRDRPGHSHLCPSVRATVTQFNKVAGAVVSSVLGATSTGEGLGEVTVRPLRPPQRARLLEKWIRVAEECRLLRNFSSMYAVVSALQSSPIHRLRAAWGEATRDSLRVFSSLCQIFSEEDNYSQSRELLLQEVKLQPSLEPNSKKSPRSTSRGGGVVPYLGTFLKDLVMLDAASKDELENGYINFDKRRKEFAVLSELRRLQNECRGYDLRPDPDIQRWLQGLRPLTEAQSHRVSCEVETPGSGDPPAPRVLRPTLVISQWTEVLGSVGGPTPLVSWDRPSVGAEEVPGTPAPLLTRLAQHMKWPSVSSLDSALESTPALQSPADPSHLSPPTSSPRPSRGHRRSASCGSPLSGGAEGASRGPGCGGGAPGPGASDCRIIRVQMELGEDGSVYKSILVTSQDKAPSVISRVLKKNNRDSAVASEYELVQLLPGERELTIPASANVFYAMDGASHDFLLRRRRPSSAPVGLASGPSASGTPPSEGGGGSFPRIKATGRKIARALF; encoded by the exons ATGGCGGTGGCAGGAGTAGGATTCGGGCCTCAGGAGGGGCCGAAAGTTGGATTTGGGGCCCCGAGGCTTTGGACGCTCCTGTCCAGAGTCTGG GCCCCTGTGTCtgtctgggaggaggaggaggatggtgcTACCTTTACAGTCACAAGTCGCCAGTATCAGCCTCTTGATCCCTTG GCCCCAAGGCCTCCTCCGCGTTCCTCCCGGAAACTCCGAGCTGGCACCCTGGAGGCCCTGGTCAGACACCTGCTGGACGCCTGTACCTCAGGGGCTGACATGACCTTCACAGCAGCCTTCCTGGCCACTCACCGGGCCTTCACCTCCACGCCTGCCTTGCTAGGGCTTATGGCTGACAG GCTGGAAGCTCTTGAATCTCATCCCGCTGATGAGCTAGAGAGGACAAAAGG GGTAGCCATCTCTGTACTGTCAACCTGGTTGGCCTCTCACCCTGAGGATTTTGGCTCTGAGGTCAAGGGTCAGCTTGACCGGCTTGAGAGCTTCTTTCTTCGGACAGGGTATGCAGCAAGGGAGGGTATTGGGGGGGGCGGCGCTGACCTCATCCGCAACCTCCGGTCCCGGGTGGACCCCCAGACCCCCGAACTTCCTAAGCCCCTGGCCCTCCCCGGCGATCCCCCTGCTGACCCCACGGATGTCCTGGTGTACCTCGCTGACCACTTGGCCGAACAGCTGACCCTGCTAGATGCG GAGCTGTTTCTCAATCTGGTCCCCTCTCAGTGCCTGGGGggcctgtggggtcacagagaccgGCCAGGACATTCTCACCTCTGCCCATCTGTCCGGGCGACTGTCACACAGTTCAATAAGGTGGCAGGGGCAGTGGTCAGCTCTGTCCTGGGGGCTACCTCAACCGGAGAAGGGCTTGGAGAGGTGACCGTACGGCCACTTCGTCCTCCCCAGAGGGCCCGGCTCTTGGAGAAGTGGATCCGCGTGGCAGAG GAGTGCCGTCTGCTCCGAAATTTTTCTTCAATGTATGCTGTGGTATCAGCCCTGCAATCCAGCCCCATCCACAGGCTTCGGGCAGCCTGGGGGGAAGCAACCAG ggacagcctcagagtcttctccagcctttGCCAGATTTTCTCTGAGGAGGATAACTATTCCCAGAGCCGGGAGCTCCTGCTGCAG GAGGTGAAGCTGCAGCCCTCTCTGGAGCCAAATTCCAAGAAGTCCCCGAGGTCTACCTCCCGGGGTGGG GGTGTGGTCCCATACCTTGGCACCTTCTTAAAAGACCTCGTAATGCTGGACGCGGCCTCTAAGGATGAGCTGGAG AATGGATACATCAATTTTGACAAGCGGAGGAAG GAATTTGCTGTCCTGTCTGAGCTGCGGCGGCTCCAGAACGAATGTCGTGGCTATGACCTCCGACCTGACCCCGATATCCAGCGGTGGCTACAGGGGCTCCGGCCACTGACAGAGGCACAGAG ccatcGCGTGTCCTGTGAGGTGGAGACGCCTGGTAGCGGTGACCCGCCTGCCCCGCGGGTGCTTCGGCCGACACTGGTCATCTCGCAGTGGACAGA GGTGCTGGGTTCTGTTGGGGGTCCCACCCCGCTTGTCTCTTGGGACCGGCCCAGTGTGGGGGCAGAGGAGGTGCCTGGAACCCCCGCCCCACTGCTGACCCGGCTGGCCCAG CACATGAAGTGGCCGTCTGTCTCATCTCTGGACTCCGCCCTGGAAAGCACCCCAGCCCTGCAGAGTCCAGCTGACCCCAGCCACCTCTCTCCCCCAACTTCCTCCCCACGGCCTTCTCGAGGTCACCGCCGCTCAGCCTCCTGTGGTTCCCCACTCAGTGGGGGTGCAGAAGGGGCCTCCAGGGGACCTGGCTGTGGGGGAGGGGCGCCTGGGCCAGGGGCCTCTGATTGCCGAATCATCCGAGTCCAGATGGAGCTGGGGGAAGACGGCAGTGTCTATAAGAGCATCTTG GTGACAAGTCAGGACAAGGCTCCAAGTGTCATCAGTCGTGTCCTCAAGAAAAACAATCGTGATTCTGCGGTAGCTTCGGAGTACGAGCTAGTGCAGCTGCTCCCAGGGGAGCGAG AGCTGACCATCCCCGCCTCGGCCAACGTCTTCTACGCCATGGACGGAGCCTCACATGATTTCCtcctgcggcggcggcggccctcCAGTGCTCCAGTGGGCCTCGCCAGTGGCCCTTCTGCCTCGGGAACTCCCCCGAGCGAGGGAGGAGGGGGTtcctttcccaggatcaaggCCACAGGGAGGAAGATTGCCCGGGCACTGTTCTGA